A single region of the Oncorhynchus keta strain PuntledgeMale-10-30-2019 chromosome 37, Oket_V2, whole genome shotgun sequence genome encodes:
- the LOC118370014 gene encoding gap junction beta-2 protein-like yields the protein MTWGTLYAQLAGVNRHSTSLGKVWLSVLFIFRVTVLVLAAESVWGDEQSDFVCNTLQPGCENVCYDHFFPVSHIRLWCLQLVFVSTPALLVAMYVAYRNHGDKRQVLQQGSVGGRCRSDKAQAAQEAELESLRRRRLPIAGPLWWTYACSLVFRLLFEGGFMYALYVLYDGFQMPRLVQCDQWPCPNVVDCFVSRPTEKTVFTVFMAASSCVCMALNMAELAYLVAKAIARCPSSQRRGGKQKGKGANCSSTSSKDKTLQQNKKNEKLLSSSSSGSTCSKAV from the exons ATGACCTGGGGGACCCTGTATGCCCAGCTGGCTGGTGTGAACCGCCACTCCACCAGCCTGGGGAAGGTGTGGCTGTCTGTCCTCTTCATCTTCCGTGTCACCGTGCTGGTCCTGGCGGCCGAAAGCGTCTGGGGGGACGAACAGAGTGACTTTGTCTGCAACACCCTGCAGCCGGGCTGCGAGAACGTCTGCTACGACCACTTCTTCCCCGTGTCCCACATCAGGCTCTGGTGTCTGCAGCTTGTCTTCGTCTCCACGCCCGCTCTCCTCGTCGCCATGTACGTGGCCTACCGTAATCACGGCGACAAACGCCAGGTCCTGCAGCAGGGTTCAGTCGGGGGGCGTTGCCGCAGCGACAAGGCCCAGGCGGCCCAGGAGGCTGAGCTAGAGAGTCTGAGGAGGCGGAGGCTGCCAATCGCCGGGCCGTTGTGGTGGACGTACGCCTGTAGTCTGGTCTTCCGCCTGCTGTTCGAGGGAGGCTTCAT GTATGCTCTGTACGTGTTGTACGACGGCTTCCAGATGCCCAGGCTGGTCCAGTGTGACCAGTGGCCCTGTCCTAATGTGGTGGACTGCTTTGTCTCCCGCCCCACAGAAAAAACTGTCTTCACCGTTTTCATGGCCGCCTCCTCCTGCGTCTGTATGGCTCTCAACATGGccgaactggcctacctggtcgCCAAGGCTATCGCTCGGTGCCCGTCATCACAACGCAGAGGAGGGAAACAGAAAGGGAAGGGTGCAAACTGTTCCTCAACCTCTTCCAAAGACAAGACTCTGCAGCAGAACAAGAAGAATGAGAAGTTGTTGTCGTCCTCTTCGTCTGGGTCCACCTGCAGCAAGGCGGTGTGA